A single region of the Vicia villosa cultivar HV-30 ecotype Madison, WI linkage group LG4, Vvil1.0, whole genome shotgun sequence genome encodes:
- the LOC131595474 gene encoding uncharacterized protein LOC131595474: protein MAFSWASAFRITLLLLLLAAVIAACFTLPIEKMMKDFLIWVDRDLGRWGPLVLAVAYIPLTVLAVPASVLTLGGGYLFGLPVGFVADSIGATVGAGAAFLLGRTIGRPFVVSRLKDYPQFKSVAIAIRRSGFKIVLLLRLVPLLPFNMLNYLLSVTPVSLVEYMLASWLGMMPITLALVYVGTTLKDLSDVTHGWSEFSKTRWAFIIIGLVISVVLIICVTKVAKSALDKALAENEDIDGVTSSPELPTVAEQSSDHLNQPLIIKIDSNEDNHEK, encoded by the exons ATGGCTTTTTCCTGGGCTTCTGCCTTCAGGATcactcttcttcttctccttcttgctGCTGTTATTGCCGCGTGTTTCACTCTTCCTATTGAAAAG ATGATGAAGGACTTCTTAATATGGGTTGATCGTGATCTTGGGCGATGGGGTCCACTTGTTTT GGCTGTTGCTTACATTCCTTTGACTGTCCTGGCAGTTCCAGCTTCAGTTCTTACT CTTGGTGGTGGTTATCTTTTTGGGCTTCCAGTGGGATTTGTTGCCGATTCTATTGGTGCAACTGTTGGTGCAGGAGCTGCATTTCTTCTCGGTAGAACA ATTGGAAGACCATTTGTTGTTTCAAGGTTAAAGGATTATCCTCAATTTAAATCAGTGGCAATTGCAATACGGAGATCTGGATTTAAG ATTGTATTACTGCTCCGGCTTGTCCCGCTGCTACCGTTTAACATGTTAAATTATCTCTTGTCGGTGACTCCTGTTTCACTTGTGGAATACATGCTGGCTTCCTGGTTAGGAATGATG CCAATAACACTGGCACTTGTATATGTCGGAACAACTCTTAAAGATCTTTCAGATGTAACGCATGGTTGGAGCGAATTCTCCAAGACTCGTTGG GCATTTATCATTATCGGTCTCGTAATATCAG TGGTTCTTATAATATGTGTTACTAAAGTTGCAAAGTCTGCATTGGATAAAGCCTTGGCCGAAAACGAAGATATCGACGGGGTTACATCCTCACCAGAGTTACCAACTGTTGCTGAACAATCATCGGATCATCTTAACCAACCACTCATAATTAAGATAGATTCTAATGAAGACAATCATGAAAAGTAA